Part of the Maridesulfovibrio sp. genome, GCCGCAGAGGCTCCTGCCGAACCCAAGCCCAAGCCCGAGCCCAAGCCCGAGCCTAAGCCGGAACCTAAGCCCGAGCCTAAGCCTGAGCCTAAGCCGGAACCTAAGCCCGAGCCTAAACCGGAGCCTAAGCCCGCACCTAAGCCTGAGCCCAAGCCCGCACCTAAGCCGGAAGCGAAGCCTGCTCCTAAAGCCGCTGCCAAGCCTGCAGCGAAGCCTGCTGCAAAACCGAAGCCTAAACCTGCAGCCGGTGCTCCGGTCAAGAGTTCCAAGCCTAAGGCCATGTCTACCATCAGGGTTGACCACCAGAAGCTTGACCATCTTATGAACCTGATCGGAGAGCTTATCATCAGCAGGGGGCGTTATACCATGCTTGCCCGCGGTCTTGAGGAAGGACACCTTGAGGTTCCGGTTGTTGCCCAGCAGCTGACTGAAACAACATACGCTCTGTCCAGAATCTCTGATGACCTGCAGGACACCATCATGAAGGTCCGCATGGTCGCTGTTCAGACTGTATTTTCGAGATTTCCGCGTTTGGTTCGCGACCTTAGCCGTAAGAGCGGCAAGCGGGTCGAGTTGATAACCGAAGGCGAAGAGACTGAACTCGATAAGAGTGTTGTCGAGGAAATCGGCGATCCTCTTGTCCACTTGATCAGGAACTCTGTCGACCATGGCCTTGAGCCGGAAGAAGAGCGCATCGCTAACGGAAAAACCCCTCAGGGGCATGTCTGGCTGCGCGCTTATCACAAGGGTAACTCTGTTGCCATTGAGGTTGAGGATGATGGACGCGGAATTGATCCTGAAAAGATGCGTAATGTCGCTATCAAGAAAGGGGTTATTTCTCCGGAAGAAGCCCGTAACCTTGATGACCGCGAAGCTATTGAACTGATTTTCGCTCCGGGATTCTCCTCCGCCGAAAAGGTTACCGACATTTCCGGTCGAGGCGTGGGAATGGATGTTGTACGTAACAACATCAAGGACCTTAAAGGTAGTGTCCACATTTCCTCCGAAGTTGGTAAGGGCTCCAAATTTACCCTTACCCTGCCGCTGACCCTGGCGATTATTGATGCGCTTATGGTTCAGATTAACGGTGCAAACTACGCCATTCCTCTTGATGCGGTTTCTGAAACCACTAAGATTGAGGCGGAAAGGCTTACTGAAGTCAACAACCGTAAAGCAGTTACCCTGCGCGGTGAGGTGCTTGGTATTGCCGAGCTTGCCGAACTTCTTGAACAGCCGGTCAGCGATCCTGACCGCGAGGTTTTGCCTGTTGTTATTGTCCATGACAATGACCGTCGCCTCGGATTGGTTGTAGACAGACTTCTTGAGCGTCAGGAAATCGTTATTAAACCTCTCGGTAATTACCTCAACGGCTTTGATCTCAAAGGCGTATCAGGTGCTACCATTATGGGTGACGGTAGCGTTGTTCTTATCCTTGACCCCCATGAGATCTACAGTATGGCAACAGTTAAGAGCGGTAGTATTCAGTAGCTGTCAGTTACATAAAGTGAAAGTTAATCCCCCTGATGCTTATGCTTCAGGGGGATTTTTTTGCGCAGCAATAAAAAAGGCTTCTCCGATTAACGAAGAAGCCTTTTCCTGTTTGTATATTTGTAGCCTTAGGACAGGCTCAGATATAAGCTCATCGTCCCTGCCATGAGAGTTGCATGGGCGAGGATGACCAGAAGCGGAGCGAGAGCAAGGCCGATTTTGTGGCGCATGGGTGTTTCGCTTCTCCATGTTACTGTCCATACTGCACAGCAGAGGATGGTCAGCAGCAGGGAGGCCCCGAAGCTTATGGCTACGGGCAGGTTCTGATATAAAGTGGCAATGTTGGGACCGCAGATGTAGTAGATTACACCGCCTGAAGCAGCCAGCTGCAGCAGGGACGGGAATAATGCCCAGCGAGCAACCACCGGAAGCGAGAATTTATAGTAATCGCGACCGAAGTCGTCTTTGTTGCGGCGCAGTACCAGATAAAGGCCGGAAGCTGTGGCAGCAAAGGCAAGGGCCATGATCAGGTAGATTCCAGCCAGACAAAGTCCCGCCTTGCCGGGAAGTTGCTGGAAATGTGTGTAAAAAGGAACTGCCGGAACAGCAGGGGTAGGGCTTTCAATCTGCAGGGTGAAAAATCTCTGCATGATCACTGTGGCAACATGTATGGATGCAACACCTCCCAATGCGCCAATTGCGCCGAGCATGGTGTGCAGCGGTTTGCTTTTTTTAAGTTTTTTCCAGCTGTATTTATAAGGTATGAGGCCCGCCAGCGCGATTCCCAGAGTGATGTAAAACATCATAACCGGAGAAGCTGGGTTGATAAACCAGTCCTTAAGCCATGGCATTTGACGGCTGAAAAATGCGGCAGCACTTCCTAGGCAGATGGTAAAGAGTAGGTAGAGGACCAAAGTCAGTGTTGTTACCTGCTGGGCCAGTTTGTCGTAAAAAATCTTTTTGCGTGCCTTGGCCGTAATTTCAAGGATCACAGCCATGATCGGGGCACCGATAGCCGCAAGCGTGGCAAAGTCCACCAGAGCTTTGGGCAGCATCTGAGCACTCATCATTGCCGTGAGCCGAATAGGTTCCATGGGGATGTTCATATTTGCTTTCCTAAAATAAGGGTTTTAAAGACTTCTTTTGTGTGCACTTTTTGCCCTAAATTTGCACAGGACGCAAGGGGAGGGGGCGTCCATTATGTAAAAGGTTAGATATGCTTGCCAAATCTAATTAAGTGGCCTACTTTAATTTCGTTGAAACTTGAACCAAATTCACCAGTTAGATTCAACACGTCTTTCGGAGAATATTTGATGCAGTACTTACGAATCCTTCTTATTGTTGTTCTGGCCGTCGTTGTGAGCGGATGTTTTGCGGCAAAGCAGTCTGAAGAGCCTGTTAAGCCCGCATGGGGCGGTAGCGAAGAGTGGCGCCTTAAGAGTCTTGAAGAGAATTTTTTACATTTCAAGGAAGGAATGCGTCAACAGAATGATCTGATTGAAAGCAATCACAAAGACACCACTGCTCAAATTGAAAAGCTTCAGGAACGGATGACCGAACTGGACAGCACTCTTGCCGAGCTCAAGGAAAATCAGCAAAAGATGATGGCTATGAAGGTCGAACAGGAAATTCCTGCAGAAGAAACAGTAGTAGCCGAAGAAGTTGTCGTTGGCGGTAATAGCAGCAGCGAAGAAAAACCTTGGATGATTGTTCCCGGTGAAGCTGCAGCTACGCCCGCTTCGAGTCCTGCGGCTACTCCGAAACCTGTTTCTGCTTTAAGCGGAGATGCCCTGTATCAGGAAGGCGTGCGGCTGGTGATGAACGATAATCCTCTGAAGGCACGTGGACTGCTGGAGCAATATCTTGCCCAGAATCCTTCTTCCAATCTTGCTCCGAATGCTCTTTATTGGATTGGTGAAACATACTATTCTGAAAAGAGCTTTGCCCAGTCCATTCTTAAATTCAAGGAAGTTAGCAGGCGTTTTCCCAAGGCCGGGAAAGTCCCCGATGCCATGCTCAAGATCGGTTTGGCCTACGATAAGCTGGGTGACCGCGAGAATGCTGTTTTTTACCTGCGTACTCTGATTGAAGATTATCCTAAGTCTGCTCCTGCCAATATCGGCAGGGAACGTCTGCGTGCAATCGAAGGCTAGTACCTTCAGCGGCGTCCGTTGGTGAGTTCTCTTCAGGAAGAATATTTTGCATGTCTGGCCCTGCGCTATACGCCGGGGCTTGGGCCTAAATCATGGGGACCGATCCTCAAATATTATCCAACAGCTTACGAAGGTCTTAAGGACGCGGTAAACTGGCCTTCCCTTAAACTTGCTTCCGAAAAGAGCTCCAGAGCCGCAAAAAATGAAGAGTGGCGTTCCAAGGCTGAAAAAGAATACCGTGAGGCTATGCGTCTTGAATTTGGCATTCTGCCGTGGACGCATCCTCTATTCCCCGATCTTCTTAAAGAATTACCTGATCCTCCAACCTGCCTGTATTACTTCGGTGATCCGAAGCTGCTCTCCAATCCGGCTGTCGGTATTGTGGGCTCACGCAATAGCGGACGACTCGGAATGGAATATGCCGCAAGGCTTGCCGCGGATTTGTCAAGAAGCGGGATTACTGTCACTTCCGGCTTTGCAAAAGGTATAGATACCTGCGCTCATGAAGCTGCCTTGCACGGCGTAGGTTCAACAATAGCTGTACTTGGGACTGGTTTGGATTTTGATTCCTATCCGCCGGACAGTGACTGGCTGCGTAGAGGGGTGATTGAGTCCGGACTGATAATTTCTGAATTTCCGCCCGGAACAAAGCCTTTTGCCCGTAATTTTCCTTTTCGCAACCGGCTGATCAGCGGGTTGAGTGTAGGTGTTGTGGTTGTGGAGGCTGAAATTGCCAGCGGCAGTCTCGTTACAGCCCGTCTTGCCGGAGAGCAGGGCAGGGAAGTAATGGCTATGCCCGGTCCCAGCGGAGACAAAAGCTTTGCCGGATGTTTGAAATTGATTAAGGAAGGCGCAGCTCTTGTGGAAACCGCAGATGATGTATTACTGAACATCAGGCACGCCCTCGATATTGGGAATATTTCCGGGCAGAAGGCGGTTGCAGGGGCCGAGCGTAAGCTCCCTGTTAAAAGGGAGGACAAAGGCAGTCTGTCCAAACAGGTTGATGTTGCTGCCATAAGCAAACCTGCCGCGCCGATTATTGATATTAATTCCCTTGAACCGCCGGAGTCAGACATTGCTAAAGCTCTCCAAAGTGGGGGTAAGCTGCATATTGATGAGATCGCCCGTGCGGCGGGAATTGATGTTTCCGTGGCCGGAGCAGTTGTACTGAGCATGGAGGTCAAGGGAATGGTTGTGCGCTTTCCCGGCATGTATTATGATCTCCGGTGTTAACATGGGGCGGGTGTGTTTGAATTTTATTAGGAGAAGTCCGACTGATGCAGAAAATTCCGGTTAAACTTGCGGCTCCGGGCATGAAGCTTGCCAAGCCTGTAACCCGCGATAACGGTATGGTTGTTCTTGCCGAAGGGTTGGAGCTTACCGAAGGGATCATCCAGAAGCTGGAGTCCATGGACGTTGAGCGTATTGTAGTTAAAGGCAATCCCGTTAATATGGGGGACAACGACGATTCCTCGTGGTCCAAGAAGTCGGAACGACTCAACCATCTTTTCCGCCGCTATTCCAAAGACAAGTGGATGTTCCGGGTTAAAGGTTTTTTCAAGGAATATTTCGATCTCAAGGCTGCTGCTCAAAAGGCTGAAGAGGAAGCGGAAAGACTGGCTGAAGAGCAGGCCGCAGCTGAAGCCGCTGCAGCAGAAGAGGCAGCAGCAAACGGGGAGGGAGCATAGATGGTCGATCAGGATCTTAAAACCAGTGTAAAAGGTCAGATTCTTTCTACTTCCGACCTTCCTACCCTGCCTTCTGTGCTTGATGAGGTTACCAAGCTTGTAGATGACCCCAACTCATCAACCGAACAGGTCGCAAAAGTTATTTCACAGGATCAGGTACTTTCCGCAAAAGTCCTCAAAATGGTTAACTCGCCCATTTATGGCTTTCCGGGAAGGATCACCACCATTCAGCATGCCCTTGTTTTGCTCGGCCTGAACGTAATTCGCGGCATTATTATTTCTACCTCTGTCTTTGACATGATTCAGCAGGCCATGTCCGGTCTTTGGGAGCACAGCCTCGGTTGCGCCATGGCCAGTGGTGCAATTGCCAAGGCTGCAGGATTCGAAGATCCTGAAGAATTCACCGTGGCCGGATTGCTTCATGATCTCGGTAAAGTCGTTACTGCAGTGCAGCTGCCGGAACTCAATGAAGCAGTGCGTATGACTGTTAAGGAAAAAGACCTGACCTACTATGAGGCTGAACGCCAGATTCTCGGCTTCGGTCATGACCGCATCAACGCTTGGCTGGCCAGACATTGGCACCTTCCGCCCAATGTTCGTGAAGCCATGACTTATCACCATCATCCTGATCGTGCCCAGCATTACCAGCAGACTGCCGCAGTGGTTCATGTCGGTGATTTTATTGTTCGTCTTTTTGAATACGGAAACGGCGGAGATGATCAGATTGCGTATTTCAAGCCTGCGGCCATGAAGATATTGAAATTGAAAATGAAGGATCTTGAACCGGTCATGGATGAAGTATCCGATAAGTTCATGGAGATATCCGACCTGACCTTCTAGCTCTGTCTGTTATTTTTTTTGTAATTTTACGGAACGTGGTCCGCTTGAGCTTTGACGTCATCCAATGGTTGATGTTAAACGGTTGGCTATGGACAAGAATAAGGATCACGGCCTGTTGGGGCTGACAAAATATAAGGCTATTCTGGTTTCTCCGGATAATTCATTGCGCGACCTGCTATTTGAAATCTGGCCGCCGGATGTGCTTGAATTTACCTGCTATACTAAAGCCCGTGGGGCTGTAGAACATCTTTTCAATGATCCGCCGGACCTGCTCATTGTGGACAGCAGGGTGGAAGATGTCCCGGCGCAGGAATTGGCCCGTCTGGTTAAGAGTGAGAACGTCTACCGGCAGCTTCCGGTAATCATCTGTCTGGATGATACAGATCTTCAGCATTCATGGGATTGGAACAAGGTTGAGGTTGATGATTTTCTGGTTCGGCCTTTTTTCCTGCCTGTAGTCAGGGAAAGGGTTAACCTGACACTTTGCCGCGCTCTCCGTGCACTTGATGCCAACCCCTTGTCCAAGCTTCCGGGCAACACTTCCATTATCCAGAAGATTCAAAGTCTGATTGACCGCAAGCAGGATTTTGCTCTTGCCTATTGCGACCTTGATTACTTCAAGTCCTTTAACGATAAGTACGGCTTCTCCCGCGGCGATGAAGTCCTGATGATGAGTGCGCGCATTATCGTCAACACGGTTAAGAGTTTTGCAGGCGAGCAGACTTTTGTGGGGCACGTGGGTGGCGATGACTTTGTCGTCATTACTTCCCCGGATATTATTGAAGAAGTCTGCCAGCGCATAATTTTTTCATTCGACGGTATTGTTCCCAATTTTTATGACATGGAAGACCGCCAGCGCAAATCCATTGTTTCCAAGGACCGTCAGGGCAATACTCAGACTTTTCCCTTGATGGCAATTTCCATTGCTGTTGTTTTTAACATCAACGGAAAGATGAAGCATTTTGGTGAAGCTTCTGCCATTGCCATGGCACTTAAGAAGAAAGCCAAAGAAAACCCCAAGAGCAGCTATGTCCTCGACCGCAGGAATAATAAATAATCTTCCAGAACCTGTTCAGGTTTTTATGACGTATCTGGATGTGGAGAAACGGTCCTCCGCTGCCACTCTGCGTTCCTATACAAAAGACATTTCCCAGTTTGAGGAGTTTCTGGAGACCCGGAAAAGAACCCTTGCGACCCCCGAAAAGGTAACACCGGATCTGGTGCGTGCTTTTCTTGCCAAGCTGCATGGACAGCGTCTTGCCAAGTCGAGCATGTCGCGTAAACTTTCCTCGTTGCGTTCATTTTTCAAGTATATGACCAAGCATCGTTTTATTCAGAATGATCCCATGGTCGGAATCAGGAACCCTAAACAGGAAATTCGCCATCCCCGTTCTTTAAATGTGGATCAGGCCATAAATTTAATGGATGCCCATGTGGGAGATGAACCTGCGGATAAGCGTGATCTGGCTTTGGCTGAGATGTTATATGGTTCCGGTCTGCGGGTAAGCGAGGCTATAACTCTTGACCTTTTTGATATAGATACCTCCAGCGGAGTGGTTCGTGTTTCCGGTAAAGGGAACAAGGAGCGGCTTTCCCCCTTGAGTGATGCGGCCTGCAGGGCTGTGAATGATTATCTGGCAGTTCGTGCCGAGCTTGGACCTGCCCTTGAGGAGCAGGCTTTGTTTGTGGGAAATCGTGGCGGGCGTATCAACCGCAGGCAGGTAAACCGAATTTTGGCCCGTATGGCCGAGGGAGCTGGACTGCATGAGGGAGTTCATCCGCATATGCTTAGGCATAGCTTTGCCTCGCATATGCTGCAGTCAGGGGCTGATATGCGGTCGGTGCAGGAACTTTTGGGGCATGAGCATCTTAGCACCACCCAGCGTTACACCCATTTGAACCTGCAGCAGATTATGAATGTTTATGATAAGGCCCATCCGCTGGCTGGGAACCAGTCGCCGGATTCAAGTGAGGATAAAAAGGAATAGATATTTGTAAATGAGTGTGTTAAGCAAAAGTTAACTTAACAATTTTTGGAGGATGTTTGATGAAAAAGCAGACCGCAGCGACAGTTACCAATGCAATCAATGATAAGAGTGAAGAAGCTCGTAAGGATGCTCTGTTTGAAATTCGCAGCCTGCGAAAGGATCTGGCCCAGCTTGAAAAAGAGCTGTCCTCCAAAAAAAATGAGATAGAAGATCCTGCTTTTGATCTTGTTCACAGTGCTTTTGAAATTTTCCGCCACACTCAGGTTATGGCTGAGAACCGCAAACTGACCGTGCAGATTGACGAAAGTCTAGAGAAAGCATCGTTCAAGGATTATCTTGATTCAAAGGGGGCCCGGGTGCTTAAGAAGCCCGAAGGATGGCACTGGATATCCCCTCAGGGCGAAATGCATTATTTAGGTGAATCCAATGAGACTCAGGCTGCAGCGGAAAAATTGGAAGCTTTAATCTCCAAACGCAAGAATCCTGCTGCCAAGAAAGCAGCGCCTAAAAAGGCTGCTCCAAAAAAAGAAGCCGCTCCCAAAGAAGAGTCTAAGCAGGAAGAAAAGAGCGCGGCTGAGAAGAAATAAATTTTTGTTGCACAATATGAAAAGGGCGTTTCGCAAAATGCGAAACGCCCTTTTTTATTATCGTATGGAGAAGTCAGCTTAGCGTGCTACGGCGCGATCGAATTCAGCTTTGAGGTCCGAGATGAGCTGTTTAACAGAGATGATCTTTTCGGTTCTCCAAGCATTGGAGCCGGCAAAGGCAAAACCGTTTTTCAGCTTGCCGCGCTGGGCATTGATCAGGGCGGAGGCAATGCAGTAGGGGCTTTCCTCTACTTTGCAGCTCTTGATGCAATGGAACGGGCACTTGAAGGGAGACTTTTTGCCATCGGTTACCGCTTGCAGGAAGTCGTTTTTAACTGCTCTGCCGGGGAGTCCTACGGGACTCTGGATGATGGCCATGTCTTCTTTGGTGGAATTTACGTAAGCCTGTTTGAATTCTTCGTCAGCATCGCACTCGTGAGTGGCAACAAAGCGGGTTCCCATCTGGACTCCGGCAGCACCCATCTTGATGTACTTACTGATGTCCTCACCGGAATAAACACCGCCGGCAGCGATAACCGGGATGGTACGGCCAGCTTTTTCTTCGAAGGGCTTAACAGCCTTGATTACTTCGGGAAGGATGTTTTCGAGGGCGAATTTGGGATCGTTGAGCTGCTCGCGTTTGAAGCCGAGGTGGCCGCCTGCCATGGGGCCTTCAACTACGAATGCATCAGGCAGGTAGTCGAATTTGGAAATCCATTTCTTGCAGATAATGGAAGCTGCGCGACCGGAGGAAACAATGGGGACCAGCTTGGTCTTTGCTCCGTCGTGCAGGTATTTGGGCAGGTCGAGGGGCAGTCCGGCACCGGAAAAGATAACATCTGCGCCTTCTTTTACAGAGGTGCTGACCATGTCCGCGAAGTTGGACAGGGCAACCATGATGTTTACACCGAGGATACCGGAGGTCATTTCCTTGGCCTTGCGAATTTCTTCGGCCAGAGTTTCGATGTGTGCTTTTGCGTGATCCTTACCACCGTTTTTGTTGGTAAGGCCGATCATTGCAGCAGCAATAACGCCGATGCCGCCTTCTTTGGCAACTGCGGAAGCAAGACCGGAAAGGGAAATTCCCACTCCCATGCCGCCCTGAATGACGGGCACCTTTGCTACCAGATCACCAATCTTAAGCTGAGGAAGATTCATACTAAAGTTCTCCTATGACTTGTATATTTAAGAGTTGCCTCTGAATATTAAACAATACTGTCAGCAAAAACACTTTGTGGCAGGTATCTGAAAGATACATACAGCGGTGTATTTATTGTTTAGAGGCAGCTTTGAAGTCCGAGAAAAGTTTTTTCCTGTATGAGGTTTAAAGTCAAGTTCTTTTTGACTGTTACAGCTTGGTGACACAATGTATAAATGATGTTTTTGCAATGCAAAATACATACATTCTCTAGTGTATGTATTTCTCCACAATCATTTCAGCAAAGTACATGGAGCTAGTGAAGGCCGGTGAAATAGCGTTGAGTACGTGCACACTCTTTTTATCACTTTCCACTAAAAAGTCCATGACAAGTTCATTCCGTTTCAGATCTACAAGTTGCGGGCGGATACCCACTTTGGGCGAACTTTCAATGTCATCCGGGGAAAGTTCTTTGACCAAATCTTTGGCATCGTTAAAGAAACATTTGAAAAAGTATTTACGAGGTTCTTCAAATGCAACGGATCGGAATTTGGGATTTTTGAAAAAAAGGATGGCATCACGGAGCATTATGTCGAATGCTTCTTTGTCCAGCCCGCTGAGGATACCATAGTTCTCGCGCCCGAATGCAGGAATGGCGGTAGGGCCTAAGTAGACATCGCCGCTAGCACCGCGGGTGAAGTGGATGCCGAGAAAAGGATTCTTGATGTTGGGTACCGGATAGATACTACCCTTGATGGTGTGGGCCTTTTCTTTCTTTAATTTCTTGTAGATTCCTTTGAATGGAATCAGCTGGTAGCCTTCGCCAAACCCGAATGGGCGGGCCACTTGATCGCTATAGGCACCGGCTGCGTTTATGAAGAGACCGCAATTGATTTCTCCTTTGTCGGTAACTATAATATTATTACTTTTTGCAGTAATAAACTTAGTGTCGAGCATGAAGGATACTTTTCCACTTGATTCAAGATCATTGTACAAGGATTGCATTACTGCGCGAGGATCTACTACAGCAGTGTAATGTGAAAATAACGCTTCTTTTGTTGTTTTTGCATTGGGTTCTATTTCTGCAAGACGCTGTTCATCAATGATCTCAACCTTGGCGCCGTTGGCGGTGGCCCGTTTATATAGCTCATGCAGGGTGGGCAGCTCCTCTTCATTGCGGGCGACAATTACCTTGCCTGTTTCCAGCAGGGGCAGATTTTTATCACGGCAATACTCTTTCATCCTGAAGTTACCGGAAAGGCAGGATACAGCACGCAGGCTGCCAGGAGCATAGTAAATTCCGGCATGCAGGACTCCGCTGTTACGTCCTGAGGCATGCTTTGCAATCTCAGGTTCTTTATCGATGATCAGAATATCCTTATGCCCTCTGGAAATCAGTTCCCGTGCGACAGTAAGACCTACAATTCCAGCTCCGCAAATCATGATTTCAGCAGTTTTCATGTCTATATTCCTTTTCGTGTTGTGATTAAGGCATAGTCTTCAATAGAGCACTGCTAATGTCAAAGCATTAAAATGCAGGTCTATCAGCTCCCGCAGGCTTCACGGTATGCACACCACTGGCACATATTGGATCGGATGGGTTTGAAACTATCCTCTTGCAGCATATTGTTGATAATTACCTTGGTCAGGGCCGGGATCTTGGTTTCAATGATTTCTTCGCGCTCTTCATCGCTGGTTTTGGAGTCGAAAAGTCCAACTTCGCGTCCATCTGTGACCAATTCCACCAATGCGGCCTGTCTCGGAAGTTCCCCGGAAGTGTGCTGGTCCATGAGCAGGTAGAGAGGAAGTTGCAGGCTGTCCGCTGAATTCTTGATCATCTCAAGGAAAGGGGTGCCGTCATGATAAATGGCCTGCGGATCATCAAGCAGCGGTCCCCAGATGGATTTATCTTCCCAGAAGGATTTGCGGGGCAGGTGCAGCCGTCCGGTCTTGTAATCCAGTACGTAACGCTCGCCAGACCGCTCATCGACCCGGTCAACGCGACCATGAATCCTGACGCTGAAATCATCCATTTCAAGTTCGGCCTGTGAATCCGATTCCAGTTCTACGATTTTGGTAGGCTTAAGGCTTTTGAGAAACAAGACCAGCCTATTTTTTCCGGCCTGCTCAAGGGATTTTTTGCTGTCATAGGCGAGGTTGGTATATAGCGAATCCCGTTCCAGCCTGAGCATGAACAGGTCCTGCAATGCCTTCACATCTAGATCCTTGCCGCAGATTTCCTTATTCAGGTGCGGTTCAATGAAGTCCTTGAGCACCGAATGGATCAGATCACCGAATCCGGCACGGTCCCCGTCCTGATCCACCGTTACACTCTCGCGAACATTGGACAGGTAGCGGAAGAAGAACAGTTTGGGGCAGCCCACATAGCAATCAATTGCTGATGGAGAGAGTCCTTTGAATTTGAGCAGGTTTTGCAGTTTATCCTGCAACGGTTCTTTAGGTATAGCCGCCGGGTTGTTTACAATTGCCCCTACCGGGAAATTGACCGCCTTGAGCGGGAAGTCTTCGCCCGGGGTGATAATTTCCTTGCGCTGCTGTTCAATTTCCCAGAGCAATTGCTCCACAAAGCGGGAACGGATTGATTTGGAATCGAGCAATCCGGGCTGCACGCCGCTCTGGTAAAAGATGCAGGATTCCTCGCTGCCCATGATCAAGCGGTAAAAGTTGTAGGTCGCGACAGATTCCCTTTCCCGAGAATCGGGCAGATCCAGCAGATGGCGTAACTGGTCAGGGAGCAGGGGATCGTAAGGATCGGTGCCGGGGAGTTTTTCATCCACGGTATCAAGGATAAAGGTGCGTTTGAAATTCAAGAGGCGGCTTTCGAGCATACCGAGTACCTGCATGCCGGAAATCGGGTCCGGTTCAAAGGAAACGCGTTGCGATGACAGCAACTGTCTGAAAATGGAAAAGCAGAGCGATTGTCCGAAAATTTCATTACTGATAGAGCTTTCGCGCAATTCTGGGATAACTTCATTCATCAGCCGGAACAGGCATTCAGAGTCGAGAAGATAGCGACTCCAAAGGGTGCCGCCGCGCTGGCGGAGCATTTCAGACATGGCCTGCAGACTGTCTGCAAGTTCTGAAAGGGTCTCGATATCCTTGAATCCGTCAATGCAGATTCGTACAGCCTCGGCCCGCAGTTCTTCTGTGGTTTCCGGGCTATCGACCAGATTGCCGTTATCGTCACTGTATACCGGCACGAAATCATTTACATCGGCATATGGTGCACCATGGCGCAGAGCATTCTCCCATTGGTGGAAGATGGTTCGCAGAGGCTGATCGCCATCCATTTCCAGCATTTTCAAGTACGGGTGGCGGATCAGGGCCAGAATGTCTTTCCAGTAGAATGTCCGACCGTTCCGGTTTTCCTGCAATTTGAGGACGGCTTCCACCAGTCCGTTCAGGGCGGAGCGTTCCAGCGGATAGCCCATACTGATGTTGATGTCCTGTTCCGGCAGATGGTGCATTACGGGCAGGAGCAGGGAAGTGTCAGGCAGGACCACGGCACAGCCTTCAACCTTTTGCGAGCAAAGCTCATCACGCATGGCAGAAAGCTGTGAATGGCGGTCGAACCCTTCAAAGAATTTCAGTTCCGGAAGTTTGCAACTTCCATTTGCCTGATGATTAGAAAAGGCCTCAGCTTTCCAGTTCTGTAGCCAGAGACGATGTTCACGCACTGCAAAATGGCCTTTACGACCTTCGGCAAGTCCGGGATCACCATGCCAGATGACCTGTAACCCCAGATTCTCCCAAAGA contains:
- a CDS encoding Hpt domain-containing protein; amino-acid sequence: MSQDFMDPEIFADFIIEAKEHLETIEPNLLELENNPENLDLLNEIFRPMHSLKGASGFLGLNIINGLAHRAENILDELRKGEIAVTSEIMDVILAATDLLRQLIDNLDELGNEGVVDTSITIERIDAIMAGETLEPSNSSAEEVATEPEPEPEPEPVLEEVEPDPEPVEEIIEVETDLPETQIEQESNMSDSGRKQAFQFVAIVNEEAESYKLTTVGEGHLADFLEEAHEIIENLTNGLLELEQDPEGNDDLINDIFRYFHNLKGNSGIIGFRELNSLTHEAETLLNKVRKGEVAATRTMIDLLLAVVDGIESLIAHVSPKTGDVQPLDIDQLVTPLQEAVEKGEVVTSEFFEEDEVDEEPESEPESEPEAELEPAEDGLDPEDIAIFEQTVHQQIDNIELALKTLGEDSGQKDYIDGLYRSLVSIQNSGGYMGFDDLREYAERTAGLVDQARSSDMDFGLMLDLLRQECGIISEMIDSSVSDLKGAAEAPAEPKPKPEPKPEPKPEPKPEPKPEPKPEPKPEPKPEPKPAPKPEPKPAPKPEAKPAPKAAAKPAAKPAAKPKPKPAAGAPVKSSKPKAMSTIRVDHQKLDHLMNLIGELIISRGRYTMLARGLEEGHLEVPVVAQQLTETTYALSRISDDLQDTIMKVRMVAVQTVFSRFPRLVRDLSRKSGKRVELITEGEETELDKSVVEEIGDPLVHLIRNSVDHGLEPEEERIANGKTPQGHVWLRAYHKGNSVAIEVEDDGRGIDPEKMRNVAIKKGVISPEEARNLDDREAIELIFAPGFSSAEKVTDISGRGVGMDVVRNNIKDLKGSVHISSEVGKGSKFTLTLPLTLAIIDALMVQINGANYAIPLDAVSETTKIEAERLTEVNNRKAVTLRGEVLGIAELAELLEQPVSDPDREVLPVVIVHDNDRRLGLVVDRLLERQEIVIKPLGNYLNGFDLKGVSGATIMGDGSVVLILDPHEIYSMATVKSGSIQ
- the ybgF gene encoding tol-pal system protein YbgF; translated protein: MQYLRILLIVVLAVVVSGCFAAKQSEEPVKPAWGGSEEWRLKSLEENFLHFKEGMRQQNDLIESNHKDTTAQIEKLQERMTELDSTLAELKENQQKMMAMKVEQEIPAEETVVAEEVVVGGNSSSEEKPWMIVPGEAAATPASSPAATPKPVSALSGDALYQEGVRLVMNDNPLKARGLLEQYLAQNPSSNLAPNALYWIGETYYSEKSFAQSILKFKEVSRRFPKAGKVPDAMLKIGLAYDKLGDRENAVFYLRTLIEDYPKSAPANIGRERLRAIEG
- the dprA gene encoding DNA-processing protein DprA, with the translated sequence MSSLQEEYFACLALRYTPGLGPKSWGPILKYYPTAYEGLKDAVNWPSLKLASEKSSRAAKNEEWRSKAEKEYREAMRLEFGILPWTHPLFPDLLKELPDPPTCLYYFGDPKLLSNPAVGIVGSRNSGRLGMEYAARLAADLSRSGITVTSGFAKGIDTCAHEAALHGVGSTIAVLGTGLDFDSYPPDSDWLRRGVIESGLIISEFPPGTKPFARNFPFRNRLISGLSVGVVVVEAEIASGSLVTARLAGEQGREVMAMPGPSGDKSFAGCLKLIKEGAALVETADDVLLNIRHALDIGNISGQKAVAGAERKLPVKREDKGSLSKQVDVAAISKPAAPIIDINSLEPPESDIAKALQSGGKLHIDEIARAAGIDVSVAGAVVLSMEVKGMVVRFPGMYYDLRC
- a CDS encoding HDOD domain-containing protein — its product is MVDQDLKTSVKGQILSTSDLPTLPSVLDEVTKLVDDPNSSTEQVAKVISQDQVLSAKVLKMVNSPIYGFPGRITTIQHALVLLGLNVIRGIIISTSVFDMIQQAMSGLWEHSLGCAMASGAIAKAAGFEDPEEFTVAGLLHDLGKVVTAVQLPELNEAVRMTVKEKDLTYYEAERQILGFGHDRINAWLARHWHLPPNVREAMTYHHHPDRAQHYQQTAAVVHVGDFIVRLFEYGNGGDDQIAYFKPAAMKILKLKMKDLEPVMDEVSDKFMEISDLTF